From the Astyanax mexicanus isolate ESR-SI-001 chromosome 9, AstMex3_surface, whole genome shotgun sequence genome, one window contains:
- the si:ch73-62b13.1 gene encoding carbohydrate sulfotransferase 1-like, producing the protein MECSWKTVLLLVCAFLGVQYTAIRSLQDLFPGPCPDSGQCQGRLGKDHRWKFSCDDNSVPTEHSVASARRKHILLFAQTRSGSSFTGQLFNQHPEIFYVFEPLYHVQQTFTNSSSRLRRALDGRALLGAYRDLLLNLYTCDLTFLENYIRPDPQDHMTASFFRRSSSQALCSPPVCQEGDVEIRGGQPDEIWCPKKCGTLNLTLASIACQTRSHVAIKTVRIPLIGDLRTLSEDPRLDLRIVHLVRDPRAILASRMTAFADQFRAWKIWNATDRQPRYVDLTQITKTCRDMEYSVANSLQRPAWLKGRYLLVRYEDLALNPEDKVKEIYRFLGLDIDNRVLTWISQNTNSTTPSSSEWNYKYSTSRNSKATAHSWRLRLGFDIVKTVQSLCNTTFALLGYKQVQSEAELRDMKNSLVEPRTF; encoded by the exons ATGGAGTGCTCGTGGAAGACAGTGCTGCTGTTGGTGTGTGCGTTTTTGGGGGTGCAGTACACTGCCATCcgctcccttcaggacttgttcCCTGGGCCCTGTCCGGATTCTGGCCAATGTCAGGGACGCCTGGGTAAAG ATCACAGATGGAAATTCTCCTGCGACGACAACTCCGTACCCACGGAGCATAGCGTGGCCTCTGCTCGTCGGAAGCACATACTTCTTTTCGCACAAACCCGCAGCGGCTCCTCCTTCACAGGACAGCTGTTTAACCAACACCCTGAGATCTTCTATGTGTTTGAGCCACTTTATCATGTCCAGCAGACCTTCACCAACTCCAGCAGCCGTCTCCGGAGGGCTTTGGATGGCCGGGCTCTTCTGGGAGCCTACAGAGACCTCCTGCTCAACCTCTACACCTGTGACCTCACCTTCCTGGAGAATTACATTCGACCCGAtccacaggatcacatgacagcCTCCTTCTTCCGCCGGAGCTCCAGCCAGGCCTTGTGTTCGCCACCTGTCTGCCAAGAGGGAGACGTGGAGATTCGAGGAGGGCAACCGGACGAGATCTGGTGTCCTAAAAAATGCGGGACCTTGAACCTTACCTTGGCATCGATTGCTTGCCAGACCCGAAGCCACGTGGCCATCAAGACAGTACGGATCCCTCTGATCGGAGATTTACGCACACTGTCAGAGGACCCACGTCTAGATTTGCGAATTGTCCACCTAGTAAGAGACCCCAGAGCCATCTTGGCTTCCCGTATGACTGCATTTGCTGATCAATTTAGGGCCTGGAAGATCTGGAATGCCACAGATCGCCAACCACGTTATGTGGACCTGACACAGATCACCAAAACATGCAGAGACATGGAGTATTCCGTGGCGAATTCTTTGCAAAGACCAGCATGGCTAAAAGGACGTTACCTGCTGGTGCGCTACGAGGACCTGGCGCTAAACCCTGAAGACAAGGTTAAAGAGATCTACAGATTCCTGGGCTTGGATATAGACAATAGAGTCCTCACATGGATTTCTCAAAACACTAATTCAACTACCCCGTCCTCTTCAGAGTGGAATTACAAGTATTCTACCAGTAGAAACTCCAAGGCCACAGCCCACAGCTGGAGACTGCGACTTGGCTTTGACATTGTGAAGACAGTACAGAGTTTATGTAACACTACTTTTGCCTTATTGGGGTACAAACAGGTACAGTCTGAGGCAGAGCTAAGAGACATGAAGAACAGTTTAGTAGAGCCCAGAACTTTTTAG